The following coding sequences are from one Asterias amurensis chromosome 8, ASM3211899v1 window:
- the LOC139941168 gene encoding uncharacterized protein isoform X2, producing MALAPSLSGHGGVYLPFQRVSAVRVQLQPVHHRSNPRPYTSFFIKDILGSKIGGIERECESTTTTTTNTSCGSPLSPSSSPWTAQATTGTTLPSSPSKDANFPVREATEKTQPSGVTKDANGSPLSALEELANKTFTGLETSILRAAEATVNGKRDPLHLFNRQPPRKKRKSRTAFNNQQIFELERRFLYQKYLTPADRDEIASVLGLTNAQVITWFQNRRAKLKRDMEELNMDVTVTTKKCFDISSPSSGGEDAVAMVTKTSSSRFKEEDGDDDEDEDDRLSTLSEQQQCREQYSQRLADNSQHHLGPEESLGGTLDTELRSKDGTTPTEDCPRLESTPCLTSTIAVCGTEGEEVESMDCSTSPSSGFHSDGEDK from the exons ATGGCTTTAGCACCATCTCTAAGTGGCCACGGAGGGGTCTATCTACCCTTTCAGCGGGTATCTGCCGTTCGCGTTCAGCTCCAGCCCGTCCACCACCGGAGCAACCCCCGGCCCTACACATCCTTCTTCATCAAAGATATCCTGGGATCAAAAATCGGCGGGATCGAGCGAGAATGTGAAagcaccaccaccaccactacCAACACGTCCTGCGGTTCGCCACTCAGCCCGTCTTCTTCTCCGTGGACGGCGCAAGCCACCACCGGGACGACCCTGCCGTCATCGCCGAGTAAAGACGCCAATTTCCCCGTGCGTGAGGCTACTGAGAAGACGCAACCCTCAGGGGTGACCAAGGATGCAAATGGTTCACCACTCTCTGCCTTGGAGGAGCTGGCTAATAAGACGTTTACTGGTCTTGAGACGAGTATCTTGAGAGCTGCTGAAG CTACCGTAAATGGCAAACGGGACCCACTCCACCTCTTCAATCGCCAGCCCCCAAGGAAAAAGCGCAAGTCTCGCACTGCCTTCAACAATCAGCAGATCTTCGAACTGGAGCGCCGATTCCTGTACCAGAAATATCTGACCCCGGCCGACAGAGACGAGATTGCCTCCGTGCTGGGCCTGACCAACGCCCAGGTTATCACGTGGTTCCAGAACAGGCGGGCGAAGCTGAAACGGGACATGGAGGAATTGAACATGGACGTTACGGTCACGACCAAGAAATGCTTCGATATCTCCTCGCCATCATCTGGTGGGGAGGATGCGGTCGCCATGGTGACCAAGACATCATCGTCACGCTTCAAGGAGGAGGATGGcgatgatgatgaggatgaggatgaccGACTGAGCACGCTGTCTGAGCAGCAACAGTGCCGGGAGCAGTACAGCCAGAGGCTGGCGGACAACTCGCAGCATCACCTCGGCCCGGAGGAGTCACTTGGGGGCACCCTCGACACTGAGCTGCGAAGCAAGGACGGAACCACACCCACTGAGGACTGCCCCAGGTTGGAGTCAACCCCCTGTTTGACATCCACTATCGCTGTATGCGGCACAGAGGGGGAGGAGGTTGAGAGCATGGATTGCAGTACGTCGCCCTCTAGTGGTTTCCACTCAGACGGTGAAGACAAGTGA
- the LOC139941168 gene encoding uncharacterized protein isoform X1: MALAPSLSGHGGVYLPFQRVSAVRVQLQPVHHRSNPRPYTSFFIKDILGSKIGGIERECESTTTTTTNTSCGSPLSPSSSPWTAQATTGTTLPSSPSKDANFPVREATEKTQPSGVTKDANGSPLSALEELANKTFTGLETSILRAAEAATVNGKRDPLHLFNRQPPRKKRKSRTAFNNQQIFELERRFLYQKYLTPADRDEIASVLGLTNAQVITWFQNRRAKLKRDMEELNMDVTVTTKKCFDISSPSSGGEDAVAMVTKTSSSRFKEEDGDDDEDEDDRLSTLSEQQQCREQYSQRLADNSQHHLGPEESLGGTLDTELRSKDGTTPTEDCPRLESTPCLTSTIAVCGTEGEEVESMDCSTSPSSGFHSDGEDK, from the exons ATGGCTTTAGCACCATCTCTAAGTGGCCACGGAGGGGTCTATCTACCCTTTCAGCGGGTATCTGCCGTTCGCGTTCAGCTCCAGCCCGTCCACCACCGGAGCAACCCCCGGCCCTACACATCCTTCTTCATCAAAGATATCCTGGGATCAAAAATCGGCGGGATCGAGCGAGAATGTGAAagcaccaccaccaccactacCAACACGTCCTGCGGTTCGCCACTCAGCCCGTCTTCTTCTCCGTGGACGGCGCAAGCCACCACCGGGACGACCCTGCCGTCATCGCCGAGTAAAGACGCCAATTTCCCCGTGCGTGAGGCTACTGAGAAGACGCAACCCTCAGGGGTGACCAAGGATGCAAATGGTTCACCACTCTCTGCCTTGGAGGAGCTGGCTAATAAGACGTTTACTGGTCTTGAGACGAGTATCTTGAGAGCTGCTGAAG CAGCTACCGTAAATGGCAAACGGGACCCACTCCACCTCTTCAATCGCCAGCCCCCAAGGAAAAAGCGCAAGTCTCGCACTGCCTTCAACAATCAGCAGATCTTCGAACTGGAGCGCCGATTCCTGTACCAGAAATATCTGACCCCGGCCGACAGAGACGAGATTGCCTCCGTGCTGGGCCTGACCAACGCCCAGGTTATCACGTGGTTCCAGAACAGGCGGGCGAAGCTGAAACGGGACATGGAGGAATTGAACATGGACGTTACGGTCACGACCAAGAAATGCTTCGATATCTCCTCGCCATCATCTGGTGGGGAGGATGCGGTCGCCATGGTGACCAAGACATCATCGTCACGCTTCAAGGAGGAGGATGGcgatgatgatgaggatgaggatgaccGACTGAGCACGCTGTCTGAGCAGCAACAGTGCCGGGAGCAGTACAGCCAGAGGCTGGCGGACAACTCGCAGCATCACCTCGGCCCGGAGGAGTCACTTGGGGGCACCCTCGACACTGAGCTGCGAAGCAAGGACGGAACCACACCCACTGAGGACTGCCCCAGGTTGGAGTCAACCCCCTGTTTGACATCCACTATCGCTGTATGCGGCACAGAGGGGGAGGAGGTTGAGAGCATGGATTGCAGTACGTCGCCCTCTAGTGGTTTCCACTCAGACGGTGAAGACAAGTGA